The Methanobrevibacter sp. DNA window GTTGCAATTTCAGTTGTTTCAAGTTCTCTACCATATAAATCTTTTTCACCGACTCTTTTCCATATTGGTGAAATACCAGAACATCCGATTGCAGTACCTACTGCTCCAAATCTAAATGCTCTTCCTTGGGTATCAGTAATAATAACAGCAATCTCTTCGCCAAATTCATCTTCTAAATATTCACGAATTTCTGAAGCAGATTTATCTGCATCTTTTGGCATCGGTGTTACTAAACCATCGCCCACATTAGATTCATCAATACCAGCATTAGCACAAACAAAACCATGAACAGTTTCAGTAATAATGAATTTTGGACCTACTGCAACAATTTCATTTGATTGTTGAATAATAGATTCAACCAATTCAGGTTCCTTTTGAGATTTTTCAGCAAGTTCAATAGCTTGTTTTGATGGAGTTAAGTCATCTAACTTTATAAAATTCTCTTCAGCTTTTGAAATTAATGTTTCTGCAATCAATATAATATCCCCATGGCAAAGATTGCATCCTTGTTTTTCAATAGCTTCCTTAATAATTTTTGAAATATCACTATTACCATCAATAATAGGAATATTTTCTAAACCAAATAATTCAATACTCATAATAATCATCTAAAAAAAGTTTAAAAAAAAAGAATTATGGATTATAGACGTCAATAGTCCATTCTCCATCAAAAATCGCAGCAGAAGAAGTTACTGGCTTTTCATAATTTACAAAAGTACCTTCATCGAAAATAAATTTAGCCGCACCATCAGCAGTTGTTGCATCGAAATCAACTTCATCAGGAACTTGACTACCATATGTTGAAATGAATGCTGCTTTTCCATATGGGACTCTTTCAACTAAAATTTTGCCGTCATTAACAATACCAATATAACATTCATACTCTTCTTCATCAGTGCTAGCTGTAACAACAGCAGCAATTCTTGGAGTATTGTAACTGTCTTTTTCATAGTCCATGGCAAGTAATGAAAATGCCATTGCATCCCTTAAATTCATTCCTAAAGCTATTTTATCTGCAATAACATCAGTTTGAGATCCATTAGATACAATTGCAATATCATCAACAATACGAATACAATTGTAAGTAATATATGGATTTTCAAAAATATCTTTTTCAAATCCTTCTTTTGGCACAATAGATGCACGTTTTTCAAATTTAAGACATTGTCTATTTGGAAATGACCTGCTTGAAACCCTATATGCAATAAAAGGTTTACCATCACAGTTCATTCCAGTTGATAAAATTCTACCAGTATACATTTTTTATTCCTCAATTAAGTTCTGGGCGTTGAACAGCCTTATCAGGTGAGACATCCGGCGGAGTTGTAATAACAATTTCTCCAGGTTTAATTGTGATTTGACCGTTGTCAATCACATTAGCTTGAACTCCAACTGCACTATTCAGAATCGTATCTGACCTATCCACACCATTCACTGTAACCTTATGTAAATTAGCTACAGGCATTACATAGTATTCAGCATCCCCTGAGACAGAAGTGACATTAGGTTTTCCACTTCCACCATCATCAGCAACATCTGCATCGTCCGTTTGAATATCGGCTGAAAAATTACTTGTTACAACTAAAAAAATCATTATTGTGAATAAAATATCAATAAACGGGACTAAATTGATACTTGGCTTGCTGTCTGAAATCTTTTTTTTATGTCTTCCAACATCAATTGCCATCTAATCACCTATTGTTTTAGTTTACTTTCAGTAATTTCAGCATTAACATTACATTTTTCCAAAATAATATTAGAAATACTCTTATCTAACATACTTGGTTTAAAAGAAACTTTAATATTTGCGTATGGATCAGAAATTAATCTGGTGTTAACGACACCTTCAGCTTCTTGTAACGCTTCAAGTGCACATTCAACATTTGAATCAACCCTAACTTTAACTACAGCATAACCCCAATTAGTCATTTTTGTAGCAAGTTCAATTTTATCCATTTCTATTTCAATAAGTCCTTGAATATAAGTATGAAGAGGCAATAACACAATTGCAACTAAAAGTCCCATAATAGTTGTAGTCAATGCAACATAAATACCTTCCGCCATTGCAGCAGAATCCGGATTAACACCTAATGATTTGAATGTTAACCAGATACCAATAACAGTACCTATCAATCCTAAAAATGGAGCCAATTCAGTAAGGGTTTTAATTGTACCTAACCCTTTAGTCATTTTTCCAACTTCAACAATGAAGATTTGTTCCATACTTTCTTCAACTTCAGTTTTATTTTTATAACCAATTTTTAAAGTTTCAGAAATAATTCTGGAAATAGGATTTTTAAAACCATTAATCTGTTTTAATGCTTCTACAGCTCCTCCCCTTTCCATAGATGCAGTTACAACCCCAAAAATTTCAGTTGTATCCACTTTACTAATTTTTTTAAGATATGCAATCTTTCTCAATGCAATAATAAGACCATAAATACCAACAAAGAGAATTATGTAAGTAATAATTCCACCATGAGTAAAAATATCCATCACTCCATCAATGAAAGGCATAATACTCTCAATAATCATTTTCATCCTCTATAAAATATTAAATTGAAAATTTGCTATAAGAATACTTTATTAATTCATATACTTAAATATTGTTTAAAAAAAGCGCCAAATTACTTCATTTTTGCAACAGTAGCCCATGATTTTCTAACAAAATCAGGCATTTCATCATAAGTGAAATTTGTTAAAAATTTTTTTGTATTTGGGTCTGAAGGATAACCTGAACCAATTCCACCAGATTTAATATATTCTTTATTAAGCTCTTTAATATAATCATCCCTTTCTGCTTTAGCAATGATTGATGCTGCACTAACTTCAATATACGTATCATCAGCTTTATGTTCAGCTACAACATTGCAACCTGTATCTTTGCGCAAATTCTCTTGAAAACGCTCAGCTTTAACATCAACTGCATCAACAATAGCTTTTTCAGGTTTTAATTTTAAAATAATGCTTTCCATAGCATTTTTTTCTATTTCATTAAGATTAACACCACTTGCTCTTAACTCATCAATTTCACGAGCAGAAATAACAACAATTTCATATTCGAACATTTTTCTTAATTTTCTAGACAAAATAGTGCGTCTATTAGGAGTGAGTCTTTTAGAATCCTTAACACCCATTCTTTCTAAAACTTTATCCATTTTTTCAGGTACAATAACACCTGCAATAACCATCGGGCCTAAAACAGATCCTCTACCCGCTTCATCAATTCCTAAAATATCCATAAAAATCAGTTAAAAAAAAAGTAAAAAAAGAAATAAATAAAAATATTTATTTCATAGCTCTAAGACGAACTTCAGGTTCTAATGCAAGAGGTTCAGCAGCAACAATAGCAGTACCTTTTGCTACAACAGTCATAGGATCATCAGAAACTTCAATAGGAATGGAAATTTCATCAAAAATTCTTTCTTTCAAACCACGAAGTCTTGAAGTTCCACCTACTGCAACAGAATTATTGTAAACACCCATCATTAATTCCGGAGATAATCTTTCTAAGATTACATTCAATCCAGCAACAATTTGTTGCATGTAAGGTTCAACTGCTTCTGCAACAAGCATTGAATCAATGATAACTTTTTTAGGTCTGTTAGTCTCTAAGGATTTACCAATTATTTCAACGCTGAGGTTTTCTAATTGTTCGGAACAATGAACCATACCAACTTCTATTTTAGCAGATTCTGCATCATGAATACCAATAGCTACATCGTATTTTTCAGCTACGAGTTCAACAATTTTGTTATCAATGTCATCTCCACCACATCTAACAGTTTCAATATCATTAATACCACCAAGAGAGATGATAACAATATCAGTTGATCCAGCACCAATATCAACAACCATAGTTCCATTAGGTTCAGCAATAGGCAATCCCGCACCGATAGCTGCAGCTAATCCTTCACTAATAACTAAAATATTTTGAGCTCCTGCTTTTCTACCAATTTCTTCAGCAGCATTCTTTTCCACTTCAGAAGCATCACCAGGAATACCTATAACAATTCTTCCAACACTTTCTCCTTCATTAATACCAATTTGCATTGCTTTAATTAATAATGCTTGAGCTTGAACAACATTTTCAATTACACCTTTTTTCAAAGGTCTTACAGCAAGAATATCTTCAGGAGTTCTACCGAGCATTTTTTTAGCTTCTTCTCCAACAGCTAAAACTTCTGTAGGGTCATCTTTTTTAACAGCGACAACAGATGGAATTTGGTATAAGTCAAATTTATCACCTGAAGGTTTTGCAATTACAGTGTTTAATGTTCCTAAATCAATACCTAAACTATTGCTAATAACTTTGGCTTCACTAATTTGTGGTTCTTCTTCTTTTCCAAAAATATTCATGATTAATCCTCCGTTACAATATCTTTAAAATCGATAACGAAAATTCTGTTAGATGTAGCTATACTTTGAACTTTTTTAATTTCTTCTTTCTTATCGACAGAAATCAAAATTGTTGATAAAACAACTTCATTCGCATTATAAAATGGTTTCAATGCAGATTTAATAAAATTGGGTAATTTTACTTCATTACTTAAATCAACATCAATGAATCCAGTAGTCTGAGAATCCTGTAAAATTGCAAAGGATATTCTTGATTTTTCAATTACAGACACTGTCTTTTTAATAACATTATCTGGAGCTACAAGTACCATTAAATTAGGCTCTTCAACAAGATACTTACGTAATATTCTTACATAAGCACCACCATATTGTTTTGCAAGTTTTTTGAATTCATCAATAACGATAGAACTTCCATAAAGCATGATAAAATCAAACTTCTTATCCAGTTTACCATCCTTCAACATTACATGTTCCCTGAATAATATTTTAACACGATGATTGGAAGCAATAGCCTTATAAGCTATTTTATCCACCAAATCTGCATTTCCTGCAATAACACACCAATTTTTTTCAATTTTATAGTCGCTATTGGAAGAAACCCTTGCAGCCTGTCTAAGAACACGTATATTATCTTCTATCATTTAACTACTCACTAAATATTAATTTAAATTCAATTTACATAAATAAACATCATCTTTATTAAAAAATATTAAATTTAATTAAATCAATTACAAATCCAACATTTTAAATTAAAGAATGTATAAGCTATTTATTAAAGTTTAACCATTACTATTTATTAAAAAATTATTATATATATTTTATCTTTTATGCCGATATTTTAAAAAAAATAACTAAAAAAATAATTTTAAAGTAAATATAAAGCAAATCAATTATTAAAATTAAAAACATTAATAATAACTTAATCAAATAATGAAAAACTAAATTAATTAATATGCATAGATAAAAATAAGTATTATTAAGTATTAAATACAAATATACATAAAAATAACGTAAAATAAAAGATTAAATTAATAAGAAATAAACTAAAAAGTAATACTGGAGTTTGAATATGAAAATTGAAAGCACAAATATGAAAAGTTTCATTGCATTATCCGACATCATATCTCTATTGAATATGGCATCAGGATTCTTATCAATCATATTTTCATTGAACCATGAGTTCAGCATAGCAGCAGTTCTCATGATAATTGCAATCATATTCGACTCAGCAGATGGTTGGGTAGCACGTAAGATAAATAGGCAAGATGAATTAGGTTTCGGGAAAAATATCGATTCACTATCCGATATTGTCTCATTCGGAGTTGCGCCAGCAGTACTCCTTTACGGCAGTATTAACACCACCCCAGGCATTTTTCAGATAATAGTAACCCTCGTTAGTTTATTGATTGTTGTTTGTGGAGTTTTAAGATTAACAAGATATAACGTGATTTCAGGTAAACTAGACACACAAGACTTTATTGGATTTCCAATTCCAAGCATGTCATTAATCATAGGATCATTTTATTTAAGTGGATTGTATAATCCATATGTTGCAATTTTATTAAGTATCATAGTTTCATTACTTATGATAAGTAACATAAGATATCCAAAATTTGATAACATTCCAGTAATTGCATTTTCATTCTTATTAATAATCATATTAATCCTTCCAATTGACATTATTTTATTTAATGTAAATATTCCTGCAGTATTATTACTATTATTCTGCCTATACTACCTAATAATTAATTTAATTAAAAAATGAGCAATTACTCCTATAATTAAATTATCCATCTATATTTATTCAAAATTAGGAGTATGAATAATGAATAATAAAAAACCAAGAGATCCATTATATCCGAAAGGTTTTGAAGAAACAAGAGAATTAAAAAACCAAATCTCAAAAGAATATTCAAAACCATCAAAAAAAGATGATGAATTAACACCATTAAAAAAATTAAACCATAAACTCGGAGTTTATTTAAGTCCAAATTCCGTGGAAATATCTGATGATGAAAAGAAGAAGAAAACAGGTATTATCATAACAACATTGATTTTAATTACATTAATCTCATCAGCATATTATTTTTTGATTTATGAACCCTCACAAGAAGAATTAACTCTTGCAAAAACCACAAAACTCAATGAATTACATGAATTATATTGTGGTCCGTTAACAACATCCCCAAATTCCTATTTATTGGAAGAAAAAATCAATGATGCCCATACTCCTGGAGAAATTGATCAAATAAATATAATGACTCTCGCAACAAAAGATTGGAAATCATTCCACAAAAAGTCAATTTATTCAAATGCAGACAAATACAACAGAACTATGGCAGTATACTCAAATGAAAGCAAAAATGTCATTCTTCCAACTGCCAAAGCAATACAAATTGTAAATGATAATAATGCTGAAGTATTATCCAAAATTAAATTTGAAGAACCAAATACAGTATCAGTTCCCATTTTGATTTCAAGACTTCAGGCAGGAGCAGGCCTTGTTAATGTCGGCAGCGTTGTGGATATCTACACCAATAATAACAGCACAAATGAGAATTACACCCCCAACAACACAAGTCCTGACATAAGTGGCTGTACTGTTCTGGCAATAATGAGATATGAGGACAATGGCGAAATTGATTCCGAATACTCAAAATCAAATACAATAGTGAAAGGAAACACTACAAATCCCAAAGAAAACACCAAAGAATTTTCATCCGATGTATTGGAATTACTAAAAGGATCACTTATTGATGGTTATGATGAAGAGAAAACTCTTGAAATGCTTAAAAATTATGGAGTGAAACTATCAAATTACGAAAGACAAATAAATCTAGGTGATTTGAATGCTCAATATATGCTTTTAATTGAAACACCACAAGACAAAGTGGATTATGTGATAAATAATATGGACAGTATCATATTAACCATTCCAACAACAAAAGCTCCAGATTGGATGATAAATGAAATAAGTTCCACGTACCAAGATTAAGAAAAGTATTATATTAGATTTAACAAATTTGATATTATGAATAAACCAACTATTTCAACTATAGTCATTATTATTTGTATATTAATAATTGGATTATATGCAATGGGTGAAGTGAATTACTTTTCATCCAAAATAGCTGTAGAAAGAAATATTGACTCTCCCTCTATTGTAATACCAAGCATTGGAGTACATGAAAAAATTAATAATGTATCCTTAAATCAAGGTGTTTTAAGTGACCCTGGGACAAATGTTCCAACTAATGATTATATTGCATTATATGGACATAGAACCCTCCAAGGTTCTCCATTCTTTAGATTGAATGAACTTTCAGCAGGAGATACATTACTTCTAGAATGGCCTGGTGTTGGTGAATTAAACTACACAGTAACAAATACAACTATCGTACCCGGGACTGCGGATGCACCAACAGAAGATAATGAATCATTATTCTTAATAACTTGTGATCCAATCGGTTCAACAGCAAACAGAATAATTGTTGAAGGAGAATTAGTAAATCAAAGTCCTATTAATGATAAAATCATTAAAGAAAATCCTCAGGAATCAAATGCATTCATAATAGCAGCAGTATTCCTTATAGTCGGAGGCATATTCAGTTATTTCTATCCAAAAGATAATAGGATATATATTTTAGCAGTTGTTTTAATAATTTCCGCATTATTATTCTATTTCTGCATTAGTCCAATACCATCTGAAATAATATATGAAAAAATCATATTTTTAAATGGAGGCCTGTAAATGGATGTCGATAAAGAATATTTTTCAAACATAACAACAAGAGAAAGAGCAATATTTGAAGGTGCAATTAGTATGGGTGCTTTATTCCATCAATTTGTAGGAACACCTGTAAACAAAGACACCAAAGAAGGTTTAGAAAAAAGTATGGAAGACTCTTTAAGATTGCAACCTGCAATTGAAGATATTGACGTTAAAATCAGATTTGATAAACTTGAAGAATCCATGACTGAGTTTGATTACACTTCTCTTAATGGTGATATGTTAGATGTAAAAATATATACAAAAGTAGACAATGTCAAAGCTACAATAAGGATTGAATTCATCGAAGAACTCAATTATCCTTTAATGTATGTAGAAGACATAACAGAAGATTAAAAATTAGAATATTTCTTTTAAATCTTCTAACAATTCTTTCAAATGAGTTAATTTAATATGATTCATTAATACAACCCTAATAGCTACCGGGCATTTAGCAACAGAAACTTTCCATCCTAATTCTTCTAATTTTTCTGCAAATTCATGAGCTTCAATATTAGGATGATTAAAAGCAACTAAATTTAATTCTGGTTCACAAATCACATCATAACCTATTTTTTCCAAGTTTTCCTTTAAGAATTTAGCATTATCCATTGATTCTTTAATTAACTTGGAATATCCTTCTTTTCCAAAATATTTCATAACAGCATAGGTAGCTGCAGAAGCTGCACCAGAACGTGTTCCTACAATTGTAGATTGAGTTTTAACAGTTAAATAAGGAGAATCAACTGCCATAACATCCAAATATTCTTCTTTCCTAAAAAGAATACCTCCAGCAGGAATAGGTGCTAAACCCATTTTATGAGGATCAATAGTTATAGAACAAACACCATCTAATGAAAAATCAAAGACTGGTAAATCATAACCCATATCTCTTAAAAATGGAATTGAAAATCCACCAAAAGCTGCGTCAACATGAAAATAAATATTATTTTCATAAGCTATTTTTGAGATTTCTTCAATTGGGTCTATTAAACCTAATTCAGTAGTACCTGCAATAGCAACAATTGCTACTGTTTTATCAGAAATTAAATCCTTAACTGATTCAACGTCAATTTTATAATTGTCATCAAGGTCTGCTTCAACAATTTTTAAGTTTAACATATCAGCCGCTTTCTTAAATGAAAAATGAGCTGATTCAGGGACGATTATTTCTCCATCAACAATCCCTTTATATTTTCTTGCATGATTTCTAGCAGCACGTATAGCCATGAGATTAGCTTCAGTACCACCAGTTACAATATGACCATATGGTTTTTCAAT harbors:
- the rnhB gene encoding ribonuclease HII: MDILGIDEAGRGSVLGPMVIAGVIVPEKMDKVLERMGVKDSKRLTPNRRTILSRKLRKMFEYEIVVISAREIDELRASGVNLNEIEKNAMESIILKLKPEKAIVDAVDVKAERFQENLRKDTGCNVVAEHKADDTYIEVSAASIIAKAERDDYIKELNKEYIKSGGIGSGYPSDPNTKKFLTNFTYDEMPDFVRKSWATVAKMK
- a CDS encoding coenzyme F420-0:L-glutamate ligase, which codes for MIIMSIELFGLENIPIIDGNSDISKIIKEAIEKQGCNLCHGDIILIAETLISKAEENFIKLDDLTPSKQAIELAEKSQKEPELVESIIQQSNEIVAVGPKFIITETVHGFVCANAGIDESNVGDGLVTPMPKDADKSASEIREYLEDEFGEEIAVIITDTQGRAFRFGAVGTAIGCSGISPIWKRVGEKDLYGRELETTEIATCDELASAASLIMGQADEGLPVVVIRGFNAFDTLRDVDSNIKSVLMPKEFDVFRN
- a CDS encoding dihydroneopterin aldolase family protein; translation: MDVDKEYFSNITTRERAIFEGAISMGALFHQFVGTPVNKDTKEGLEKSMEDSLRLQPAIEDIDVKIRFDKLEESMTEFDYTSLNGDMLDVKIYTKVDNVKATIRIEFIEELNYPLMYVEDITED
- the mfnA gene encoding tyrosine decarboxylase MfnA, translated to MDEKPIDKDIILKELDELHQLDHDYADGRILGSMCTEAHPFAKEVYYKFIDTNLGDPGLFKGTKLIENKVIENIGELLSIEKPYGHIVTGGTEANLMAIRAARNHARKYKGIVDGEIIVPESAHFSFKKAADMLNLKIVEADLDDNYKIDVESVKDLISDKTVAIVAIAGTTELGLIDPIEEISKIAYENNIYFHVDAAFGGFSIPFLRDMGYDLPVFDFSLDGVCSITIDPHKMGLAPIPAGGILFRKEEYLDVMAVDSPYLTVKTQSTIVGTRSGAASAATYAVMKYFGKEGYSKLIKESMDNAKFLKENLEKIGYDVICEPELNLVAFNHPNIEAHEFAEKLEELGWKVSVAKCPVAIRVVLMNHIKLTHLKELLEDLKEIF
- a CDS encoding DUF515 domain-containing protein; its protein translation is MNNKKPRDPLYPKGFEETRELKNQISKEYSKPSKKDDELTPLKKLNHKLGVYLSPNSVEISDDEKKKKTGIIITTLILITLISSAYYFLIYEPSQEELTLAKTTKLNELHELYCGPLTTSPNSYLLEEKINDAHTPGEIDQINIMTLATKDWKSFHKKSIYSNADKYNRTMAVYSNESKNVILPTAKAIQIVNDNNAEVLSKIKFEEPNTVSVPILISRLQAGAGLVNVGSVVDIYTNNNSTNENYTPNNTSPDISGCTVLAIMRYEDNGEIDSEYSKSNTIVKGNTTNPKENTKEFSSDVLELLKGSLIDGYDEEKTLEMLKNYGVKLSNYERQINLGDLNAQYMLLIETPQDKVDYVINNMDSIILTIPTTKAPDWMINEISSTYQD
- a CDS encoding MotA/TolQ/ExbB proton channel family protein, giving the protein MIIESIMPFIDGVMDIFTHGGIITYIILFVGIYGLIIALRKIAYLKKISKVDTTEIFGVVTASMERGGAVEALKQINGFKNPISRIISETLKIGYKNKTEVEESMEQIFIVEVGKMTKGLGTIKTLTELAPFLGLIGTVIGIWLTFKSLGVNPDSAAMAEGIYVALTTTIMGLLVAIVLLPLHTYIQGLIEIEMDKIELATKMTNWGYAVVKVRVDSNVECALEALQEAEGVVNTRLISDPYANIKVSFKPSMLDKSISNIILEKCNVNAEITESKLKQ
- a CDS encoding archaetidylserine synthase encodes the protein MKIESTNMKSFIALSDIISLLNMASGFLSIIFSLNHEFSIAAVLMIIAIIFDSADGWVARKINRQDELGFGKNIDSLSDIVSFGVAPAVLLYGSINTTPGIFQIIVTLVSLLIVVCGVLRLTRYNVISGKLDTQDFIGFPIPSMSLIIGSFYLSGLYNPYVAILLSIIVSLLMISNIRYPKFDNIPVIAFSFLLIIILILPIDIILFNVNIPAVLLLLFCLYYLIINLIKK
- a CDS encoding rod shape-determining protein; translated protein: MNIFGKEEEPQISEAKVISNSLGIDLGTLNTVIAKPSGDKFDLYQIPSVVAVKKDDPTEVLAVGEEAKKMLGRTPEDILAVRPLKKGVIENVVQAQALLIKAMQIGINEGESVGRIVIGIPGDASEVEKNAAEEIGRKAGAQNILVISEGLAAAIGAGLPIAEPNGTMVVDIGAGSTDIVIISLGGINDIETVRCGGDDIDNKIVELVAEKYDVAIGIHDAESAKIEVGMVHCSEQLENLSVEIIGKSLETNRPKKVIIDSMLVAEAVEPYMQQIVAGLNVILERLSPELMMGVYNNSVAVGGTSRLRGLKERIFDEISIPIEVSDDPMTVVAKGTAIVAAEPLALEPEVRLRAMK
- a CDS encoding biopolymer transporter ExbD, whose amino-acid sequence is MAIDVGRHKKKISDSKPSINLVPFIDILFTIMIFLVVTSNFSADIQTDDADVADDGGSGKPNVTSVSGDAEYYVMPVANLHKVTVNGVDRSDTILNSAVGVQANVIDNGQITIKPGEIVITTPPDVSPDKAVQRPELN
- a CDS encoding class E sortase; its protein translation is MNKPTISTIVIIICILIIGLYAMGEVNYFSSKIAVERNIDSPSIVIPSIGVHEKINNVSLNQGVLSDPGTNVPTNDYIALYGHRTLQGSPFFRLNELSAGDTLLLEWPGVGELNYTVTNTTIVPGTADAPTEDNESLFLITCDPIGSTANRIIVEGELVNQSPINDKIIKENPQESNAFIIAAVFLIVGGIFSYFYPKDNRIYILAVVLIISALLFYFCISPIPSEIIYEKIIFLNGGL
- a CDS encoding IMP cyclohydrolase, with amino-acid sequence MYTGRILSTGMNCDGKPFIAYRVSSRSFPNRQCLKFEKRASIVPKEGFEKDIFENPYITYNCIRIVDDIAIVSNGSQTDVIADKIALGMNLRDAMAFSLLAMDYEKDSYNTPRIAAVVTASTDEEEYECYIGIVNDGKILVERVPYGKAAFISTYGSQVPDEVDFDATTADGAAKFIFDEGTFVNYEKPVTSSAAIFDGEWTIDVYNP